From a region of the Candidatus Brocadia sp. genome:
- a CDS encoding nucleotidyltransferase family protein yields the protein MNNLTKITATILAGGFGTRLCSVISGQPKVLAKVNGRPFMAYLLDQLSQAGVKKVVLCTGYLGEQVKATFGKFYNDLVLSYSQEQSALGTGGALRRALPVLKSDPVLVLNGDSFCQTDFICFLNQHITGKATASLLVAEVPDIGRYGSVKLSADDEIISFEEKGKKTGTGLINAGVYLLNHTFLESIPKDTNVSLEHEIFPLWISKGLYGFRSKGNFIDIGVPQDYAAAGGFLKSSIKAFSIN from the coding sequence TTGAATAACTTAACAAAAATTACAGCAACTATTCTTGCTGGAGGGTTTGGAACGCGTCTGTGTTCAGTAATATCCGGCCAGCCAAAAGTCCTGGCAAAAGTAAATGGCCGGCCTTTTATGGCTTACCTGCTGGATCAGTTAAGTCAGGCAGGAGTAAAAAAAGTTGTGTTGTGCACAGGCTATTTAGGAGAACAGGTAAAAGCAACTTTCGGCAAGTTCTATAACGATCTTGTGCTTTCATATTCCCAGGAACAGTCAGCTCTTGGAACCGGAGGTGCACTTAGAAGAGCGCTTCCAGTGTTAAAATCAGACCCCGTTTTGGTCTTAAATGGTGACTCATTTTGCCAAACCGATTTTATTTGTTTTCTGAACCAGCACATCACAGGGAAGGCAACCGCTTCTTTGCTTGTGGCTGAGGTACCAGACATTGGTCGTTACGGCTCCGTCAAGTTGTCGGCGGATGATGAAATCATATCTTTTGAAGAAAAAGGTAAGAAAACCGGGACAGGATTAATCAATGCCGGGGTATATCTTTTAAATCATACCTTCCTGGAATCGATACCGAAAGACACAAATGTTTCGCTGGAGCATGAGATATTCCCCTTGTGGATTAGCAAGGGACTTTATGGCTTTCGGAGCAAAGGAAATTTTATTGATATTGGAGTACCCCAAGATTATGCAGCAGCAGGGGGTTTTTTGAAGAGCAGCATTAAGGCATTCTCCATTAACTAA
- a CDS encoding tetratricopeptide repeat protein, whose protein sequence is MINTNKNILIKPGVANQNDIQNYDAFRTRVNLANSAIEKGNWDEAYPNLKAAVEMNPNYAQGYNHLGVFFTRNKKYEEAIDKFKKALQIDFSMTEVHYNLAYLYMEREEYSTALPYLKEVVLANSDDYETYYLMGICCSRSDMKNEAEAFFSEAHRLRPEHIPSAINLSKLLIKKTDYTKAKNILLYTYMNDPSLPEVNLLLGIIYKMQKKHTRAMHYLRETLLKDKNNAEAYNLLGECCVESGMDKQAEAFFSMAVKLDSMYREAFYNLGNLYYRQEKYENAIYALEEYLKTKEAADTINSLWSENAHTDDSDVVSLYNLLGYCFQAKKNPIKARTLWEKSLAIQPLQQDIKDELSRLPQSPLGQKRISLLID, encoded by the coding sequence ATGATAAATACGAACAAAAATATTTTGATAAAACCAGGTGTTGCTAACCAGAATGACATACAAAATTACGATGCTTTTAGAACCAGAGTCAACCTTGCAAACAGCGCTATTGAAAAAGGAAACTGGGATGAGGCATATCCTAATTTAAAAGCGGCGGTGGAGATGAATCCTAACTATGCCCAAGGGTACAATCATTTGGGGGTCTTTTTTACCAGAAATAAAAAATATGAAGAGGCAATTGATAAATTTAAAAAGGCCTTGCAGATCGATTTTTCGATGACCGAAGTTCACTATAATCTTGCTTACCTGTATATGGAACGCGAGGAATATAGCACGGCGCTTCCCTATCTGAAGGAAGTTGTCCTGGCGAATTCTGACGATTATGAGACCTATTACCTTATGGGCATATGCTGCAGCCGCAGCGACATGAAAAATGAAGCTGAAGCGTTTTTTTCGGAGGCCCATCGATTAAGACCAGAACACATACCATCAGCAATAAATCTTAGCAAGCTCTTGATTAAGAAAACCGATTATACAAAGGCGAAGAATATACTTCTCTATACCTACATGAATGATCCTTCGCTTCCTGAAGTAAATCTTCTCCTTGGAATTATTTACAAAATGCAAAAAAAACATACGAGAGCAATGCATTATCTGAGGGAAACATTGCTCAAAGATAAAAATAATGCCGAGGCTTACAACCTGCTTGGTGAATGTTGTGTGGAATCAGGTATGGATAAGCAGGCGGAAGCTTTCTTTTCCATGGCAGTGAAACTCGATAGCATGTATCGTGAGGCATTTTACAATCTTGGTAATCTTTATTACCGGCAGGAAAAATATGAGAATGCCATTTATGCCCTGGAGGAATATCTCAAAACCAAAGAGGCCGCTGATACCATCAATTCACTGTGGTCTGAAAATGCCCATACAGACGATAGTGATGTCGTATCGCTTTACAATTTGCTGGGATATTGTTTTCAAGCGAAGAAAAATCCAATTAAGGCGCGTACTCTATGGGAAAAATCATTAGCCATACAGCCTCTGCAGCAGGACATAAAAGATGAACTGTCAAGACTTCCCCAATCGCCACTCGGACAAAAAAGGATCAGCCTTCTGATCGATTAG
- a CDS encoding NAD(P)-dependent oxidoreductase, translating to MSYKILVTGGAGYIGSILVPELLKQGHKVTVLDNFMFGQNSLLECCAYNHFDVFRGDARDESILKPLLQKHDYIIPLAALVGAPLCSRDKIGTVTTSRDAALSLVKLASAEHRIIIPTTNSGYGVGQKGVYCTEETPLKPISLYGIVKAEAEKIVLDRGNAISFRLATVFGMSPRMRIDLLVNDFTYRAVNDRFVVIFEGHFKRNYIHIRDVARAFLHAINNFEGMKNEPYNVGMSDANLSKLELCAKIKECIPDFVYLESPVGEDPDKRDYVVSNEKIEKTGFKPLYSLEAGIKELIKGYRIITNSKYGNI from the coding sequence ATGAGCTATAAAATTTTGGTTACGGGCGGTGCCGGCTACATAGGTTCAATTCTGGTTCCGGAATTATTAAAACAAGGGCATAAGGTAACCGTCCTGGATAACTTTATGTTTGGACAAAATTCGTTGCTCGAATGCTGTGCATATAACCATTTCGATGTTTTCAGGGGTGATGCAAGAGATGAAAGTATCTTAAAACCTCTTTTGCAAAAGCATGATTACATTATACCGCTGGCTGCGTTAGTAGGCGCTCCACTTTGTAGCAGAGACAAGATAGGGACGGTAACAACGAGTAGAGATGCAGCTCTTTCCTTAGTAAAACTCGCATCTGCGGAACACAGAATAATTATACCAACAACAAACAGTGGTTATGGTGTTGGCCAAAAAGGGGTGTACTGTACAGAGGAAACACCTTTGAAGCCGATTTCCTTGTACGGAATAGTAAAAGCGGAAGCAGAAAAGATCGTGCTTGATAGGGGGAACGCTATTAGTTTCAGGTTGGCTACGGTATTTGGAATGTCTCCAAGGATGCGCATTGATTTGCTGGTGAACGATTTTACCTACCGGGCCGTGAATGACCGTTTTGTGGTAATATTTGAGGGTCATTTTAAGAGAAATTATATTCACATTCGTGATGTGGCAAGGGCTTTTCTTCACGCAATAAACAACTTTGAGGGCATGAAAAATGAACCCTATAATGTGGGCATGTCAGATGCGAATCTTTCAAAGCTGGAACTGTGTGCGAAGATAAAAGAATGTATTCCAGACTTCGTTTATTTAGAGTCGCCGGTTGGGGAAGACCCTGACAAAAGAGACTATGTCGTTTCCAACGAAAAAATTGAAAAGACCGGCTTTAAACCTCTTTATTCACTTGAGGCCGGGATAAAAGAACTTATTAAAGGATATAGAATAATTACAAACAGCAAATATGGCAATATTTAA